From the genome of Monomorium pharaonis isolate MP-MQ-018 chromosome 1, ASM1337386v2, whole genome shotgun sequence:
TATCTTTTGACAGGTAAACGAAAGGACGTCCGATGTCGGCTCTCCTAGATGTATGCGGAAATGATACTGGTTCGCCATCGATATCGAAGGCTGACGACAATCTGTCCAACAGTGACGGACCCCTGATTAAGGGCATTATTCGACAAAATAGTTGCGGTAGCATGCATGCAAGgtgaataagaaaatattcgtGCATTAGATTACAAAGTAACTCTTgttcaatacatttttttttaatatcctaaaaaaaatttaatttatagcaAAACAAATTACTTCATtaatagctttttttttttttttaaagaaatttaagtgAGTACAGTCTGTAGTATTAATTGCTTATGATTACTTTagtgtgtaatttttattttatttttttgttattattatgtaaatcaaTGTTACTaattaaacagaaaataaatagaaaatatataattggaattaattaaaatccagttaagtacaattaattaaaaatatctgtctAATTCAAgctagaataaattaaaataactttgtatgattaatatattgcTTGGACGATGTTAACAGGACAATCGCTTCCTCGTATGGCATGTCATTGACAGGCGAAAAGTCCATTAAGAGACGTTATTGTCTCTGGACGTTGACTTTGATCCTGGCGATAATTGGCCTCTGCAATCTTTTTCTCAACATTACTGTCATTGCTGTTTTACGCATAAGTCAGGGAATGGAAGCTATGGAAGTAATTCCAGACGAAAATCTTGTCAAGTTTTATGGAAGGACAGATTTGGACaaggtatatacatatatatatatttgcatatttataaagatGACATATGTAGACAAGCGTATCGAAAAGACTAAAACAATTCTATTAAGTTCCGTATGAATTTTATGTTACTCTCGATACatcaatattttctcataAATCTCAATATTATATCATGTTTCTTTGCGTTTCCTGAAGATATCCCTGCAATCGGGCATCTGTCAGAGTTACGGCGACGAGCCGATGGAAATATCCGGCGACGAGGCTGGAATTCGCGTCGACGTGAGGAGCCGCGGACGTATCTACGAGGCGCATCCAAAGCTGGGCGTTCTACCGAACGGTACCACTATGTCGCAGGTGGAATCATTTGAGGTGAAGGATCCGCGTACGGGTGCGATCTACTTCACCACGGATTTCCCGAACTTTGGTCTACCGAACGGTGTCGAGACAATCGATGTGAGGATCGCGGAAACCCATCGAATCACGTCGCCGGTCAACGAGAGTCTGGCGATCAAGTCCGAGAATGAAGTCTCGTTGCATGGCGCGGAGGGTGTGCACATGGAGAGCAAGGACATCGTGTGGAGTGCCGATCTCGACATCTTCTTAAAGAGCGTGAACGGCAGCGTCGTGCTGGACGCCAAGGATGGCATCTCCATCAACGTGGAGAATATCCCAGTGGCGCCGATGTTCCTGCAAAGCCCAACCGAGAGCCAGGAGCAGTACAAAGTCTGCGTGTGCATGCCTCAGGGCAAACTCTTCAAGATGCCAATTCGCCCAGGCACCAGTTCCCGTACAGTTAACTGCGCGCGGGTCGCCAGAAACCCAGAGAACGATCCTTGCTTACATTAGATTATCAAATGAAGACTGATATTTTCTATCACTTCGTTGAGAGACATGCATATCACTGCCAGATTGTAAGTGCATACGAAATGTAAGCACATACTATCTAGAGAGGCCTAATGTATCACCATCAGTCGACAGTACGTGGAAGAGTATATGCGATATATAAAGAAACGGCTGATTTCTTAACCACGGAATTTACACGGCATCCGTGCAATAATCATTATGTTAACCAAATGAAATTGGATACATGTTtcgatgaaaaatatttacaagacTAAACCTCAGAGATTAAATCTCTGGCATTCATACAACTGTCGTTAAAAGCATAGGTGCTTAAAGTGTTATAcgtgcagaaaataattagaagtagaacaaataatttaatcgagTAGAGTGCACATTagtctaaattttattttaaatctcacATTCACATATTTTCATTGCCGGATTGATTGTGGTGCGAATATTAACAccatataaaagtataattttacagatCATTAACCGAATTCCTTTATCATCGAAATATATGTGTGGAAACGTCacgttataaatataatacgttTTACAAGAAACGCCGACAAAGAGCATTACAAAAAGAGGAACTCAGAAAACGTTCCCACTGTATCTAAGATTCTAAACACTCTCGGTGATCATCTCCTCATTGCTCTCATCCATGTCTTCTTGCTGCTCCTGTTCCGTTGGCGGTTCGTATGCCTTGTCTAACGGACTTGCCACTACACCTCCCGCCCACACGCTCATCTCCACCGCGAGCTTGTTGGAGCCTTCCAACAGTGGTCTATAGCCACCATGAGCCAGTACGCGCAGCAATGTCTGGGCAGTGAGACATACGAGATCCTGTTGCTCGAGCGTCAATGCCGTATGCACGCGTATATTGCCACCCTCGCACGGGTCGGAAATGcctgaaaaatattgttataatttatgtaattctaGTAAAATTATACGATTAAGTCAATATCTACATAATCTGTTAGTATTAgaacacaaataatttttgcaattcaTCAATGGCgcaattaagaattattaacaCGTTTCCTTATTCCGGACGTCATATAATTCCGAATAGTAACTATCAaagacttttaattttaagaacaaGCAAGTTTTTAAAGTACCTGCTGATCCTGGGAGAAACAGCCCAGAAGCGAGCAACTGCAACACTCTCTTGTAAGCCTGGTTTATCGGTAACGCTTGTCTGCTGGGATTGTTCATTATGGCGTTATGCGCCAACAGATCCAGCATCCATGGGGATAATGGCTCCAGACCTTCAAATCTGCTTCTAAGATCACGAAGTAATCGAATTAGAACCTTAATACTAGAATGATGAGCGTTTTCTTCAAACCAACGAGAGTGTCTGATAGCAGCGAGATGTCctacaagaaatattatatatataattcacatAATTTTAGTAACAATTGCCAAGACTTCTATTAGCTACAAGATAGAAACACGAGAATCACCTTGACAAATTTTAACGTCCAAATGTTGCTCCGCTTCCAATTTGCGTAGATTTTGATGTAACGTGGTTATTAATACGCGCACAGTGGCTTCGTTGTTAGCGATATCAAATCCGTGCTCGGTCTGCATAACTCTGAAGTTTTCCTTTAGGTTCATGGTCCTCAAGTCATTATGGACTTTGTTCCCGAGAGCTTCCACTGCCGTTTTCGTCGGCAAAGTTTTGAGGATAACAACGATGTCGGCAACGTTATGGCCCTTTATCATCgtaccttttttaaaactacCAACTTGTCTTACTTCTTCCAGTTgctgcattaaaaaa
Proteins encoded in this window:
- the LOC105833726 gene encoding interleukin enhancer-binding factor 2 homolog, which encodes MVRGRGGMIRGGRGGMGRGMGFPRKQFLPRHPFDYTLCEAAFPRVKPAPDESDFQSALVKKNADMCPTPKEQSSILNLVTKLQSVLDNLIVAPGSFEACQLEEVRQVGSFKKGTMIKGHNVADIVVILKTLPTKTAVEALGNKVHNDLRTMNLKENFRVMQTEHGFDIANNEATVRVLITTLHQNLRKLEAEQHLDVKICQGHLAAIRHSRWFEENAHHSSIKVLIRLLRDLRSRFEGLEPLSPWMLDLLAHNAIMNNPSRQALPINQAYKRVLQLLASGLFLPGSAGISDPCEGGNIRVHTALTLEQQDLVCLTAQTLLRVLAHGGYRPLLEGSNKLAVEMSVWAGGVVASPLDKAYEPPTEQEQQEDMDESNEEMITESV
- the LOC118644058 gene encoding uncharacterized protein LOC118644058, encoding MSALLDVCGNDTGSPSISKADDNLSNSDGPLIKGIIRQNSCGSMHARTIASSYGMSLTGEKSIKRRYCLWTLTLILAIIGLCNLFLNITVIAVLRISQGMEAMEVIPDENLVKFYGRTDLDKISLQSGICQSYGDEPMEISGDEAGIRVDVRSRGRIYEAHPKLGVLPNGTTMSQVESFEVKDPRTGAIYFTTDFPNFGLPNGVETIDVRIAETHRITSPVNESLAIKSENEVSLHGAEGVHMESKDIVWSADLDIFLKSVNGSVVLDAKDGISINVENIPVAPMFLQSPTESQEQYKVCVCMPQGKLFKMPIRPGTSSRTVNCARVARNPENDPCLH